In one Janibacter cremeus genomic region, the following are encoded:
- a CDS encoding adenylate kinase, with product MRLIILGPPGAGKGTQASRIAEHYEIPAISTGDIFRANIKNETELGKQVKEILASGGYVSDEVTNAIVADRLQQEDASRGFLLDGYPRTTAQVAALDEMLAESGQQVDKVLELVVDDEVVVGRLLKRAEVEGRVDDTEEVIRERMALYHRETEPLSAAYDQRGLLVRVDGVGEVDEVARRILDALGS from the coding sequence TCGCCGAGCACTACGAGATCCCCGCGATCTCGACCGGCGACATCTTCCGGGCCAACATCAAGAACGAGACCGAGCTCGGCAAGCAGGTCAAGGAGATCCTCGCCTCCGGCGGCTACGTCTCCGACGAGGTCACCAACGCGATCGTGGCCGACCGCCTGCAGCAGGAGGACGCCTCGCGCGGATTCCTGCTCGACGGCTACCCGCGCACCACCGCGCAGGTGGCCGCTCTCGACGAGATGCTCGCCGAGTCCGGCCAGCAGGTCGACAAGGTGCTCGAGCTCGTCGTCGACGACGAGGTCGTCGTCGGCCGACTGCTCAAGCGCGCCGAGGTCGAGGGACGCGTCGACGACACCGAGGAGGTCATCCGCGAGCGGATGGCGCTCTACCACCGCGAGACCGAGCCCCTCTCCGCGGCCTACGACCAGCGCGGGCTGCTGGTCCGGGTCGACGGGGTCGGTGAGGTCGACGAGGTCGCCCGGCGCATCCTCGACGCCCTCGGTTCCTGA